In Acomys russatus chromosome 28, mAcoRus1.1, whole genome shotgun sequence, the genomic window GTGAATTTGCCTCAAGATattcccccaccacccccagttTGAAAAAAAGATACGTTTTGGTTCACTCCGTTCTGTTTCTCACGGTGAGAATTAAGTGTCAGAGCGGAATACCATTCTCAAAGATAAGTCTAAAAGTGTAGGGCTTTCTGAGAAGTGCGGCCTCTGACCTTTTGTAAGGATGGCTCTGGGATCAGTCTCTGAGCAGCTCACACAGGTTTCTCTTGTCTTTTGGACCCAACTTTTAGGATTGGAGCGAGCAGGCCCTGGTGGATGGTTAGAGGGCCTGTCATGGCTGCCCACTGCAGCAGTTGGCCTGGAGTGCTGTGCTATAGAGAAGGATGTGTGAGGCTGTGGAGACGATGGCGGGCCGTGTGTGTGGAGCTGACCCTGGCTTTTGACCAGGCTGTAGAAGGCCTCTGTTCTTCACAGGCTGTGAGTGATCAGAGTGTGGCTGGAGAGCGGTGGATGTTCAGGAGCCAGGCCTAGCTAGCCCCTGCGAGGTAGGGATATGGGCCAGCCTCCCATTCACATCTGGGGCCCTATTCCTGGAAGGGAAAATAAATCACTGTccccatgggggtggggagggagctaCGAACAAAGTCGCCTTTGGCTAGGCCTGGAAATACCGACCACAGGCTCCTTTATCCTTTGTGCAGGATCAATGGGCCTCTGGGCTCTCAGAGTTGCCTTTCAGTCTGCCTGCCCTGTGCTGTGGCCCTTACTAGGGAAATGTTGGTTTTTCCCCAGCTGAGGCCTCTAGTCTCTGCCTTTCCTGGCCTTGGCTCAGTCTTTGCTGGTAGTGCTGGGGGCAATTGGCTGTGGCCCAACAGCCTCATTCCCCTCCTGGCCACCTGCCCTCTGTATCGCCAGGGCCTGATGCTTCGCCACGGTGGCCTTGTGTCCCTCTTTTTGCCTTAATATGGCAGCTCCAGAATACATAGGCAGTAAGGCGTGTCTGCGTCTCTGTTTCCATGCTTCGTAGGTGCTCTCCTCACCCTGCTACCTGCTCTTCTGACCAGTCCTCTTGCCTACACCTCAAGgtgaaggggagtagggggttcCTCAGAGTGGAGCTGGAGCCTCAGGCTATGGTACAGACAGAGTAGCCTCATGGCAGGTGTAGGCAGCATAGGCCTAGGAGAGGTGGACAGAAGGAGCACGCCACCGGGCGGCTGTTAAAAGCAAGCGCTTCCCACTGAGCAGGAAGTACATCCCCTCTTTCCACCAGGAGTCTATTTCCTGAGAGAATCGTGTGAGCTGCCAAGGACCTGCAGAGCTAGGTGTAGTGGTGTCACCAGCAGTGGGTGGCAAGGGAGCCGTCTGCTGTTCTGACTCAGGTGTGGGGCTGAACAGCAGGAGAACGTTTCAGCCCTTGACAACAGTGCTGGTTGCCCTCCAGGAACTTGGGACACCAGACCAGAGACTTCTACTGAGCTGCCCCTACACTCCTCGCAGCCTACATTCCAGCTTCCGGTGGTGGCAGTGTGACTTGGACTGAGGTTATGTGCCACACATGTTGCAGACAACTAGGCCCCTTGGGAAGCCCACACATCCTCACTCTGTCCCTAAGAAATCTCTGTGTTGGCAGTAGTGTGGGCTTTGGGTGGGTTTGCCTGGACTGGTTGGTTTAGGCGGTCCAAACATCCCTTCAGTCTTTGTAGGGGCTAGGTGGCATGTTGCCTTAGCAACTGAACTCTGCCTCAGGAACTTTGGGTTCAGGAAATAATCTTATTTTGACAGTTTTTGAGGTAGTAGGGGTCAGAGTTTGGCCTTGTTTAGGGGCAGAAGCCTGCTGGTTGCCCTGACTTGAAGCTAGCCCGTGGCCCGACAAGCTGGCATTTGTGAGAAGAGGGGTCAGGGGCTGGATGTCCAGATGAGTCCCCTTCAGTAGGCCTGAGGCAGTCCCTTTATATGTGTCTCCTATAGGGCTGTGGCCTTATCTAATACCTATGCTACGATATGTGGTCTTGGCGGGTCAGTGAGTGTCTAGGAGCTAGCAGTGTACAGCTGTGGTAGCTGAGGTATTCCGGAGAGAGGAACAGACCTAGAGAACTAGGTATTGCTTCCAGAGAACCCTTTCCCCAGGTCCTTCCAGCTTGCCTCATTGCTACTGCTGGGCAACAGGCAAGCTGGCTCTAAGAACCATCTTGTTGGAGCATGATGCCTTTTTGGGATGCCTGGATGGCCTTGGTTTATAGAATAGCCACCTGCCTGGGACCTTTCAATCCGGCTGCAGAGCCTGTGGGTCTGGCCCTTGGGCACCTTcagtttgctgccaagccttagCCCTCTGACGGCGCTGGGCTTGTGCATTACTGtccacagtgagtgagtgagtgtgtgcatgccttAAGACAACAGAGCCTAATCCTGCACACCTAATGGGCAGCTGGGCCTTGCGACTATCACCTGTGCTCTTTCTCTTGTGGGCCATCTCTGCTATTTATTTCATGGGCTTGGGCCTCCTAGCTGGTGCTGGCCTTAGAAGACTTGTCTCCCCTGTGCTGGGGCCCCAGCTGTGTGTATTGTGGGATATAAACCCTCACAGGCAGGGGGCCAGGGCAGCGCCGTGGTAGGGGGTGTCACATCAGTCATAGAAAGACCATtacagggccgggcgtggtggtgcacgcctttaatcccagcacttgggaggcagaggtaggtggatcactgtgagttcgaggccagcctggtctacaaagtgagtccaggatagttaaggctacacagagaaaccctgtctcaaaaaaaaaaaaaaaaaaaaaaaaaagaaagaccattaCCTGGTAGGCCCGTCACTATCGTCAGGTGCCTTGGGACACTAGCTGGGTTGGCTTCTGTTGTAGACCCTGCAGGGGTGTCCAGAGAGCTTATCCTGTGTGGCTGAAGCTCATCTCACTATCCCCTGAGTCCCCTACTCAGTCACTGCATCTTCAGGAGGAGATTCTCTGTGAGCTAGCTGACCCAACCCCATAGCCAAGCTCATTGACTAGCCAGAGAATTCCTTTCAGGCCAGAAATTCCTAGGGATGTGCAGGCCTCACCAGGGCCAAGCTGGGCCTGAGCTGGCCAGGTGGGTTTTCTCACGTCACATTCTTGCTTTGTTCAGGGTCAGTTGCCAGCCAGTGCCTAGACCACTGGCTGTTTGAGGAGGGGAGTTCAGGTGAACAGGCCTGGAACCCCAGCTTTCAGCTGTGCCTGTCCTACCAGTTCTCAGGCTCTAACCCGACCCTTTGGGCATTTCCCCCTGTAGTCCCCAGCCTGGCATCTAAGACCTGACACTGACCACATCCTTCAGGTGAAGAACTTCTACACAGACGATGCCTCCTGCAGAAGGTCCCCAATGCTGTCCCCTCCTGTATGAATGTTTAGTCTGGTCTGGCTGGGGCTGCATGGGTTTTCAGAGGTATGGACATGGCTGACCTGGCTGTAGAAGTTATGGAGAGGACAGAAGCTGGTATAGCTCCCTTCGTGGCCTGGGGCCTTCAGGACGTGAACACCCCAGTGTCTGCTCTCCATGTTACCCATCCGAGGAGCAAGAATACACCCACTTTCGTTGTACCTGTGTTCACCTGCCCCAGCCTTCTGGATCCAGTCTGTGTTGGGCTTTCTCAGGTCCCCAGGATTCCTGAAGGAGGAGCTAGCCTGGGTGGGCTAGTCAGACAAGCCCTGTTGGAAGTTCAGGTATGGCCATTGGGCCCCAGCCTCTGCGGAGAGCTCTCCTGTCTGCAGAGTGTGGGGGCAGTAATGTCCCTGGTGCCCTTGAGCTGCAAGTCCTTAGTTTCCTCACTGCTTGGGTAGAGTGGATGGCTGTCCAGGTAGAACAAAGGGGGCTGTGTTTCCTGAGTTAAATATAGATCCAAGGTGGCCATATTATGGCCCAAATTCTCAGAATTCTAGGGGCTGGGCTTTTTGTGCACAGGGGTGGAAGGGTTCCTTAAGTGGCTCTCTGTAACAAGCCTGAGGCCCAACCCTACGGTGGGGTACAGTAGAGCTCAgttgggggcagggcaggcagggtaCTGTTTGCTTTAGGATAAGGCTGGCTCCTCTGGCCAGCCTGTCGCCAGCTTGTCccccagcagtgtgtgtgtgcaggcaggcCCCAAGGTCCACGCTTCCGGTCATCTGGCGCTCACTTAGCCCTATCCCTCGGCAGTGGTCATGGCAGGCCTCCTGTATCTTTGTGTTCTCTCCTGGgcccctttccctctgtctgAGGCCAGGCGGGATGGTGCTTCCTGTAGGCATGGTGATGCTAGGTTTCTCTAAGGATCTCCCTGTGTGGTGTAGGGTGATAGGGTTAGTCTGGCTTTGGGGCCTTCCCAGGCATGCCCACAGAACATCTCCAGGCCActgaatgaatgtatgtgtgtatgtgtgaatgtgtgggtcAGTCCGTGAGGCCAGGTGCCAGATTGGTTGGGAGCCGCGGGGCCAGGCAGGGCTTTTGCCAGTTTCTCTTTCACCTGAAGCCTGGGAGGGGCActgtgagtggggggggggggggtttcaggCAGTGGCAGGTGGTAGGCAGGGGTTGATTGGGAGTGGGGCTGAGACTTGGCAAGGCGTAGGGAAGGGATCTTAGGAGCCTGTGTGCTAAGCGCCCAGCAGCCTTTCACACTGTAAGCTGGATGCAGGAGGGAACATTTGGGGCAGCTGTGCTTAGATCGCTGCCTTAGGTGGTCTATTAGGGGGGAGGGTAGGGGAGAGGTGGGCTTATGAcagccctcttcctgcctctgctctttccCTTCCCAGAGGGCGCCAGGAAGGAAAGTGAGGAAGAGAGCTGTTGTTGAGACCTTGGTAGCAGCTTCGGGCCCAGGTCAGGGATGAAGGGAACTGAGTGGAAGCAGAGATGTGACTTGGAGGAAAgggtctcagaaaaaaatgggaaagggTCTGGGCCTGTGGATACAAGTGAAAGAAGATGTTTGGGAGGATTCTCTTGCTCCGTGGCTCCCTGCCCCACTGAGCAGGAGTAGTTAATGCCCTTGGGTTTTCACTGGGAGACATGGCCCCCTCCCCTTGGACTGacttcttctgcctccttagaGCCACCGTAGTACTTTAGAGTGGGTCCTGGGAGGGAGGTGTACCATAGGGCCTTGGGAAGCAGTCTCTGGGAGTCTGAAGATATCCATGGGGGTATGCCTGAGCCGAAGGTGGCCACATTAACTAGGGTAACTGCATGCTGAGGAAGTGCCAGCTGATTACAAAGCACATGTGCCCCCAGGCCCTGTGCAGCACTAACCACTGAGTCTGCACAGACGCCCTGTTGGCACACTTCTGCTCAGCTAACTGTGCATCCTCTGCccaagaccatcaaggctagaaTTATCTGATGTGCTGAGTAGATGCCTCTCACTGACAGATTAGAAATGCGACATGTGGGTGGTCTGTAGGACTGTGGGTGCCTCTGATTGTTCAGAGGTGACCCTGTGACAGGCTCGTGCAGTGGCTACAGTTCGCATCCTTTTCCCCTCAGCCCTACACCTTGCTGACATCTGCAGGCTCTGTGCACTCTGTGCTCACTCTCCTAGCCAAGCGCTCACTTGCTGCCTGAGGCACCTGGTCACACTCCTGTCCTTGCCCTTCAGCCCAGAgataccttttttctttctttctttctttcttagatatatttgtttataacatatacagcattctgccttcatgtatgtctgtataccagaagagggcaccagatctcattatagatgattgtgagctgtcatgtggttgctgggaattgaactcaggacctctggaagagcagacagtgctcttaaccactgagccatctctccagccccgcccccccccccatacatttttttcttgatggCTGGAGCTAAGGAgaagggtgtgtggtgtgggtcaGTGGTGTTAGGAGTGTATTTCTGATGGCTAGAGTTGTGGGTTCAAGGAATTGGCTGTTTCTAAGATGGTCTTGACTTGTGGGACTTGAGCCTCTGCTATGGCCCCTTCTATGAACATCTTGTTGGGGggctgtcaccccccccccccaagacccaGTGCGTCCTTCCTTGTGACACAGGTTCCCTGAGTGGAATCTATGTTAGGAACCGAGTGCCTGTGCCCAGCCACAGCTCATCCTGTGGACCCCAGTAACCCTCTTGATTCCTCTGACCCCTTGGATTTGGGATTGTGACCCTGTGAGGTCTAGCCACTTGACAGGCTAGGACCCCTGGGACTGGCTGACAGCTCAGAGCAAATTCTGTCCATGAACTcagacacagagcacacagacagAACAACCAGTTCATACACGGGTGTACACACATTTGTGCCTATAGGTGTCCTCACTGATGGGTGTATATGGCAGTGAGTGAGTGCTGGCAGACACTGGCTCTTTATCCTGGTGATTGCTCTTGCTGACCCGTTTCCATGCTGTCCCTTCCCTGGGCCTGACTGATCAGCGATGAGGAAACGTCAGGTGCCAGAGGTAGCACAATGTGTAGCCAGAACGTAAGATACGCTACGAGGCTATGTGTGTAGAAATGAGACCAGCCGAAGCCCATCCGGTTTGTCCTGTTCCTGtggcccctccttccttccttccttccttccttccttccttccttccttcctttctttctttctttctttttttggttttttgagacagagtttctctatgtagccttggctgtcctgaactcactttgtagaccaggctggccttgaactcacagcgatccacctgcctctgcctcccgagtgctgggattaaaggtgtgcaccaccaccgcccggcctggCCCCCTCCTTTCTGACCAGGGAACAAGTAGTTCTCTCTGGTGAGACAAAGGCATGGCCCTGTTTTCttggtttgaatttttaaacatattatcAAGTTGAGCTGCACCCTGCCTGCTGTGGTGACACAGCAGCAGCAAGGTTGAGGCTGACATGGGGGGGGATAGGCTGCTGTCGTTGGGAAGCAGGGGGTTCCAAGCAGACTGCCTTAGTGGAGTCTGTGGGGGGGGTTCCCAGCACCGGTGTCAAGCTtttgtcccccacccccgcatGCGTTTCCCCCCAACCGAGTCCTCTAACTCCTGCAGGACCCCCAAGAATGGCAGACAAGGTGGTCTCACGGCAGGTGGCCCGCCTGGGCCGCACTGTGCGGCTACAGTGCCCGGTAGAGGGGGACCCACCACCGTTGACCATGTGGACCAAAGATGGCCGCACAATCCACAGTGGCTGGAGCCGCTTCCGTGTGCTACCCCAGGGGCTGAAGGTGAAGGAGGTGGAGGCCGAGGACGCAGGTGTTTATGTGTGCAAGGCCACCAACGGCTTTGGCAGCCTCAGCGTCAACTACACTCTCATCGTTATGGGTCAGTTTGGTTCGCAAGTCAGAGATTATGGTTGGGCTAAGATTGCCTGGGCACAACATGTATGGCAGACACCCCggatcctcccatcctcccaccctgtTTGTTCAGCCTGCATCAAATCTGCCTGGACACAGACAGGTCCAGGAGGTCTTCCGTGTCCCCATTCCCAGCCTGGGCCTTAAGACAGCCTAGGCGCCCCCTGCCACTGGGTCAGCCTTGGGCCTTTGTTTCCAGGTGACAGAAATGGATGGTGGGTGGTGCCCAGGCAGTGTGATTCCACTGAAGAGCTGCTGGGTAGGGTAGGGTGGAGTGGGCTGAGGACTTGGCAGTGTAAGCTTTGGCAGCCATGACTTTGAGGCTCAGGTTTCAGAGTTCAGAGAGGCCGCAAGAAGTGAATGGCCTCTGTTCTCTTCTGTCCCTGGGGCCTGGTCGATAGGGAATGGGCGGTGTCTTTGATGACACGCCCTCCACACATTGGGAGCTGGCGTGGCCCACCTTCCTTGCTGGGCTCCCTGGTGTGGGGCCCTGGGCCTAGCTGACTCTCTTTGCAGTGGAGGTCTAAGGTAGTGGCCTGGGACAGCCTGGCCCTTAGTCCCAGGCTGGGTGGAAGAGGCGGCTGTCCTAGGGCAGCAAGGGGGCATTCCTTATTACgcccttcccccctgcccccccccctacTGCCCAGTATAGGCCTCAAGGCCTTCTCTGGGTTTGGGATGGGAATATTACTGCtgtccaccctccccacccccatcctttcaaagaggatgatgaccaGGCGGTATGTAAGCCACGTCTCTGCACCAAGCACTCGGCCCCTTGATGTGGGCTAGGGTTACTGCAGCTGCTGGCTGGGCATGGccccctcctcccaggccctgcAGACCCCCCGGAGCCAGGGTGGGGGGCAGTTCTCCAGTCCTACCAAGCCTATCAGGGTCACCTGCACCCAGGGAGGGGGGCTGGCAGGCCGCCCTTGCCCAGCTGTCCCTGAATCCTGACATGTGGGTGTGTCCATGGCCTTTGCTTGGGTTCTAGGGCTGTCTAAGCCAAGCCGTGCTGGGTACTGAGGAGGGGCTCCCCTTTACCTCTCACCTGGCCTCCGTATGACCTATTTCTCTACAGACGATGTCAGTCCAGGGAAGGAGAGCCCCGGGCCTGGTGGCTCTTCTGGGGGCCAGGAggacccagccagccagcagtgGGGTAAGCGTGGGGTAGGGAGATTCTGTGTGCTTGGAATGGGGCAGTGCCATTATCCTGGCGTCCTCATGCACCCCTCCCCACTGACCTTGATGCCGCCCTGCCCCACAGCACGGCCTCGCTTCACACAGCCCTCCAAGATGAGGCGCCGAGTGATTGCACGGCCTGTGGGTAGCTCTGTGCGGCTCAAATGTGTGGCCAGCGGGCACCCGCGGCCAGATATCACATGGATGAAGGATGACCAGACCTTGACACGTCCAGAGGGCAGTGAGCACAGGAAGAAGAAGTGGACGCTGAGCTTGAAGAACCTGAAGCCCGAAGACGGTGGCAAGTACACGTGTCGCGTATCCAACCGGGCGGGTGCCATCAACGCCACCTACAAAGTGGACGTGATCCGTGAGTGGCAGGTCTGGGGTAGGACAGGGTCCCGTGGTGCCTGAAGCTGTGCTGACACACGTTCATTTGCCCCTGGCACAGAGCGCACCCGCTCCAAGCCTGTGCTCACGGGGACTCACCCTGTGAATACAACAGTGGACTTCGGTGGGACAACATCCTTCCAGTGCAAGGTGCGCAGCGACGTGAAGCCGGTGATCCAGTGGCTAAAGCGGGTGGAGTACGGCTCTGAGGGTCGCCACAACTCCACCATTGACGTGGGCGGCCAGAAGTTTGTGGTGTTGCCCACTGGTGATGTGTGGTCACGGCCTGACGGCTCCTACCTCAACAAGCTGCTCATCTCTCGGGCCCGCCAGGATGACGCTGGCATGTACATCTGCCTGGGTGCAAACACCATGGGCTACAGTTTCCGTAGTGCCTTCCTCACTGTAttaccaggtgtgtgtgtgggctgcCCACCCATGTTTGCTCTCAGTCCCTACCACtggtcttgactgtcctgggtgGGTCCCCAGTGTCCACCTGGCAGGTGGGGGCCTCCCTAtcctttccccttccttatgGGTCATCCTTGCCTCATAGGGAGTCCAGGGGTACTGTGTATGTGGTTCACACTTGGGCTGGTTGTCCCACTAGTGTAGGGACAACCTCTTGTTCTCTCTTGCAGACCCCAAACCTCCAGGGCCTCCTGTGTCTCCTTCATCCTCAACCACAAGCCTGCCGTGGCCTGTGGTGATCGGCATCCCGGCTGGTGCTGTCTTCATCCTGGGCACCGTACTGCTCTGGCTTTGCCAGACCAAGAAGAAGCCTTGTGTCCCTGTGTCTACCCTTCCTGTGCCCGGGCATCGGCCTCCAGGGACATCCCGAGACCGCAGTGGTGACAAGGAACTGCCGTCATTGGCTGTGGGCCTATGTGAGGAGCAAGGGTCCACCATGGTCCCCCAGCACATCCTGGCCTCGGGCTCAACTGCCGGCCCCAAGTTGTACCCCAAActgtacacagatgtgcacacgcacacacacacgcacacatgcacacacacactctcatgtggAGGGCAAGCTTCACCAGCACCAGCGTGTCCACTATCAGTGCTAACTGCAGCCAATCTTCAAGCGCTGTGCCCTGAGGTAGGCATATGGGGACCAAGGCAGCAGGCTGGAAGGATTGAGAACAGTGGAGGCAGAGTGGCTTAGGGTGGCCTGTGGTAGGCACTCACAAATTTGGCCATATAGACATGTGTTCTACCAGATGAACTGACAGCCAGACCCCAACacaacacatttaaaaacacaaatgtgtGCGCAAGTGCACGCACAACTTGAGAAGCCTTCAGGAGGATTTGTGGTGTGACTTTTGCAGTGACATGTAGCAATGGCTAGTTGAAGGAATCTCCCTCAAGTCTTAGTGGCCATGGCCacttccccacccctgcccacctgTGTCCCTGCCTGGCCTTGGTGGCTACTTTTGCCTACATGTGCCCTGGGTGTCCAGGAGCCCACCAGCAACCTGGCTGGGGTGAGTAGGGCAATCATCCTGGAGATTTGAGCCACCCTCCCCTTGCTAGAGAGAACGGcctcaatatttatatttaagaagtgaaataatattaataatgatgTAAGGAGGGCTTTGACACAGAAACTCTGACCTGCCCTGGGGCCTGGGACTTGCCTGGCCTTGTGGTTACATTGGGTACCCTCACTGTCCATGGCTATCTGGCCTTGTGGTTACATCATTGGGTACCCTCACTGTCCATGGCTGCCTGGGCTCTGTAATTTTATATAGAGTTTGAGCTGAAGCCTcgtatatttaatttattttgttaaacaaAAATGTGCCTCCTTTTTCTCATTCTGGTGTTTTTACCTGGggttgctctctgtgtgtgtatttgccagtgagcacgcacacacacacacatgtccacttTTTGTCTACTCACATACTTGtagtggtgtgcatgtgtgcatacatgtgccagcatacatgtatacacatgtactgATACTATGCCTGTGTCTCTCCTCTAGGGAAGCGCTTGCCTTGCCTTTCCTAAGCCTCAGGCCTGGGGTTTGCCAGGCTTTGTCCTCTGTGGCACCTCAGGTGTCTGAGCTTCATGGTGTACCAGGAGTAGCTGCAGCTAGCTAGTTGTATGAGGTGTTTGGGCATCACGCTGGGGCCTGTTTGCAGTGCTGCTCTGCACACCTGGCTGAGTACTATGCCTCTGTTTGGTGCATGATCTTGTCCTAGGCTGGAAACCTACATTTTCTTGTTCCATTTTGTGTGGCCTTAGCTTAGAGTTGGGGTAGGGCCAGCCCCAGGTCACAGTAACCTCTGCCCTCAGGGCTTCCAGCTGTACATGCTCCCAGGTGCTCCTATGGTGATGTGGCAGCTCTTTTTtatcagggaaactgaggctctgatTCACCTAGCCTTTTTGAAGGCTGAGATGTCTGTCCCAGGTTCAGAGCTCCCTAAGACACAGGGCTGGGCGTATATCTGAGTAGCAGAGTGCTTGTGTAATAGGTGGCAAGTTAGTTCAATCTAAGATCCCACGTGTA contains:
- the Fgfrl1 gene encoding LOW QUALITY PROTEIN: fibroblast growth factor receptor-like 1 (The sequence of the model RefSeq protein was modified relative to this genomic sequence to represent the inferred CDS: deleted 1 base in 1 codon); protein product: MTRSPALLLLLPPLLLGALPSAEAARGPPRMADKVVSRQVARLGRTVRLQCPVEGDPPPLTMWTKDGRTIHSGWSRFRVLPQGLKVKEVEAEDAGVYVCKATNGFGSLSVNYTLIVMDDVSPGKESPGPGGSSGGQEDPASQQWARPRFTQPSKMRRRVIARPVGSSVRLKCVASGHPRPDITWMKDDQTLTRPEGSEHRKKKWTLSLKNLKPEDGGKYTCRVSNRAGAINATYKVDVIQRTRSKPVLTGTHPVNTTVDFGGTTSFQCKVRSDVKPVIQWLKRVEYGSEGRHNSTIDVGGQKFVVLPTGDVWSRPDGSYLNKLLISRARQDDAGMYICLGANTMGYSFRSAFLTVLPDPKPPGPPVSPSSSTTSLPWPVVIGIPAGAVFILGTVLLWLCQTKKKPCVPVSTLPVPGHRPPGTSRDRSGDKELPSLAVGLCEEQGSTMVPQHILASGSTAGPKLYPKLYTDVHTHTHRTHAHTHSHVEGKLHQHQRVHYQC